Proteins from one Candidatus Methylomirabilota bacterium genomic window:
- a CDS encoding BrnA antitoxin family protein: MRKEYDFSKAWRSEYWKKMPPPDQLDRHIKVRITIFVDNDILKFFKARAVKRGKPPYQTQINQALREYMEGSPPPGKGSVVADEKLISHLAERIAEYSAAKRKKRRTKKTKA; encoded by the coding sequence ATGAGGAAGGAATATGATTTTTCCAAGGCGTGGCGATCGGAGTACTGGAAGAAGATGCCGCCTCCCGACCAACTGGACCGCCACATCAAGGTGCGTATCACCATCTTCGTCGACAACGACATCCTGAAGTTCTTCAAGGCCCGCGCGGTCAAGCGGGGAAAACCGCCGTACCAGACCCAGATCAACCAGGCGCTGCGCGAGTACATGGAGGGCAGCCCACCCCCGGGCAAGGGCAGTGTGGTCGCTGACGAGAAGCTCATCTCCCATCTCGCCGAGCGGATCGCCGAGTACTCGGCCGCGAAGCGGAAGAAGCGTCGGACGAAGAAGACCAAGGCCTGA